In uncultured Desulfovibrio sp., the sequence ATGGCCACACAGTGGAGCGAGGGAGAAGCCATTGACGAGGCGTTCTTTGTGGACTGCGGCCGCAGCTTCCGGGCCGGGCAGCCCACTGATCACATTACCGGTCTGGAGCATCTGGAAGGGGCGGCCGTGGCCGTGCTGGCCGATGGCAGCCCCGTGGAAGGCTGCGTGGTACAGGATGGCGCCATTCACCTGCCCTACGCTGCCCGCCTTGTCCATGCGGGCCTGCCCTATGTCTCGGTACTGTCCCCCCTGCCCCCGGAAGGCAGCGTGCAGAACGGCAGTACCCTTGGCCGGCGCCGTGCCTACGGGCGATGCACCGTGCGCTTCCATCGCAGTGTGGGCGGCAAATACGGGCCATCCCGCCAGGAACTCTACGACCTGCCCGTGCTGCCGGAACAGTGGGGCAGTGCCTGCGCGCCCTTCAGCGGCGATGTGGACTGTCTGCCCGGCGGTGCGCAGGAGGCAGGCGCCACCCTCTGGCTGGTGCAGGACAGGCCCCTGCCCTTTCATCTGGCCGCCATCGTCCTGGATGTGGACTTTGGCGAGAACTGAGGCCGGCATTGCGCCATACCGGCGATGCCGCTTTCCCAACCCCTTTCGGGAGGCAGCTCTTCATGGAATTTGGTACAGAATGTCTGCAAGACGTGCGGCAGGAGGCCCTGCCGCTGACCCGCGCCCACTGGAACGAGGTGGAAGCCTCCCTGCACGGGCCGGAAGAACAGCCCTTTGATGCGGCACAGTATGCCCGCTGGGAAGCCCTGGGCATGCTGCACATCAGCACGGTACGCACGGCAGGCCGCCTGACGGGCTATGCCGCCTTCACCATCTGCCCCTGCCCCCATCGCCCCGGCAGGCTGCTGGCCGCGCTGGATGGTCTCTACCTTGCGCCGGAGGTCCGTGGCGGTCTTACGGCCCTGCGCCTGCTGCGCCACGCCGAAACAGCCCTGCGCCAGCGCGGGGTGGCGGTCATGCAGTTCAGCTCGCCGGCCTCGCGCCCCTGCCATGCCCTGTACCGGCGCCTGGGGGCACGACATACCGAAAGCATCTGGCACAAGGAGGTACGCTGATGGCCATTGCCAGCAGCACGGCCGCCGTCCTGGGAGCCGCCGTGGCCCTGGCCGGCACGGCCGCAGGCGCCTACGGCGCCATCCGGCAGTCCGAAACGGCCCGGCAACAGCAGGAATACCAGGCCAAACTGGCCCAGCGACAGGCCGGCATTGCGGAAGAAAACGCCCGGCAGGACGAGGCGCAGGCCCGGCAGGCCCGGCAGGACAGCTACGAGGCTGCCGTGCGCAAACGCCAGGAAGCCGCCGGCCTCATCGGCCGGCAGCGAGCCGCTGCCGGCGCCTCCGGCGCGCAGGTGGATGCCGGCAGTCAGCTGGACCTGACCCTGGACACGGCGGAAAAGGGGGCGCTGGATGCCTTTTCCCTGCGGGAACAGGGACTGCGCACGGCCCACAATGCCGAACTGTCCGCCTGGAGCCAGCGCAACAGCGCCCAGGGGGCCGCGTTGCAGGCCGATTACCTGCGCCAGACCAATGAAACGGACTATCTGGGCCTGACCCGGACCCTGCTGGGCAGTACCCAGCGGGCCGGGCGCAATTTTCAGCTGCTTACGGGGCGCGGCCCCACCCTGCGCTGACACGGAAAGACAGCATGCCAACGGGGAGAACAGGCCGGGCCTGTTCTCCCCGTCGTATTTGCGGCAGACGGCCGGAGAGGCTACAGGCCGGAACCTGCCGCCGCCAGTGCCGCCTCGTCGGGATACAGGGCCGTAATGCGGGCCAGGAAATCGGTATAGCGATCTTCCAGAATGGCCTGACGCGCCCCGCGTACCAGGTCGAGGAAATAGGTCAGATTATGCAGGGAATTGAGGCGGAAGGCGAGCAGCTCCTTGCTCACGTAGAGATGCCGCAAATAGGCACGGGAAAAGGTGCGGCAGGTATAACAGGAGCACTGCGGGTCCAGGGGGCCGTCGTCATCGGCAAATTCCCTGCGCTTGATGTTGATCTTGCCCTGCGAGGTATACAGCGTGCCATTGCGGGCATTGCGCGTGGGCAGCACGCAGTCGAACATGTCCACCCCTGCGGCAATGCCGTTGACAATGTCCAGCGGAGTGCCCACGCCCATGAGGTAACGGGGTTTTTCCGCCGGCAGCTGCGGGGCGATGTCATAGAGAAAGTCGTACATGACGGCCTTGGGTTCCCCCACGGACAGCCCGCCGATGGCAAAGCCGTCAAAGTCGTGGGCGCAGAGTTCCTCAATGGACCGCCGGCGCAGGTCCTTGAAGAAGCCCCCCTGCGTGATGGCAAAGAGCAGGTTGTGCGCCGTACCCGCCGGATAGTGGGCGCGGGCGCGCAACGCCCAGCGCGTGGTCAGGGCCGTGGACTTGTCGGTATAGGCATAGTCCGCCCCGTGCGGCACGCATTCGTCCAGCACCATCATGATGTCGGAATTGAGGCTGCGCTGGATGTCCACCACGTTTTCCGGCGTGAAGAGATGGCGGGAACCATCCAGATGGGAGCGGAACTCGGCCCCTTCTTCCCGCAGCTTGCGCAGGGAATTGAGGCTGAAAATCTGAAAGCCGCCGCTGTCCGTGAGAATGGCCCCGGGCCAGGAGGCAAAGCCGTGCAGCCCGCCATGGCGCTCCACCAGCTTATGGCCGGGCCGCAGATAGAGGTGATAGGTATTGCCCAGAATAATGGGCGCGCCCATGGCCGTCAGATCGTCCGGCGCCACGGCCTTCACCGACCCCACCGTGCCCACGGGCATGAAGATGGGCGTGGGAATCTGGCCGTGCGCGGTATGCAGGATGCCCGCACGGGCCGCGCCGTCCGTGTGCTGGATATGCAGAGCGTAGGATGTCATGAGCGGCAGGGTAGCCGCAGGCGGCCCGGGATGCAAGCTGTCCGCCGGCGGGTCTAGACTTTTTCTTGTCTATCGGGGCGCATATTGCTATGTATCTCCCTTACGCCGTCCAGAACGACGCGGAGCTTCGCATGACCTGCATTTTCACCCCGTCCGCCTGTCACATTGACCTTCCCGCCCTGCAACGCAACTTTGCCCGCTGCGGTGATCCCGCCCGCCTGCTGCCTGTCATCAAGTCCGATGCCTACGGGCACGGCATGCTGCCCGTGGCGCGTGCCCTTGACCGCGTGGGCGCCCGCCGCTTTGCCGTTGGTACGGTAAGCGAGGGCATTGCCCTGCGTGACGAGGGCTACCGGCAGCTCATCGTTCCCCTGATGGGAGCCATGTGCGCCAATGAATGGGCACAATCCGCCGATGCCGGCCTCACGCCGGTTCTGACCTGCTTTGAAGACCTGCACAATGCCACCGAGGTCCTGCCCGCCGGTACGGGCAAGACCCTTACCGTGGCCCTCAAGCTGGATACGGGCATGGGGCGCCTGGGCTTTGAGGAAAAGGACATCCCCGTGCTGGTGCGCGCCCTGGACGCCCTGCCGCATATCCGCCCGGTGCTGGCCATCTCGCACATGCCGTCGGCCGACGATCCGGAGGATGCGGCCTTTTCCCTGGCGCAGGTGGAGCGCTTCCGCCGCTGCTGCGAGCCGCTGCGCCAGCGCTGGCCCGATCTCCAGCGCTCGCTGGCCAATACCGCCGCCACCCTGGGCCTGCCCCAGGCACATTTCGAGGTCTGCCGTCCCGGCTTTGCCCTGTACGGGGGCAATCCCTTTGCCGGCGGCCCGTGGGAAGCCCGCGGCGCCGGTCTGGAATGGGTCATGAGCGTGAGCGCCCCGGTCATGCAGGTGCGCGAGCTGCGGGCCGGACAGAGCATTTCCTACGGGCGCACCTTCACCGCCCCCCATGACATGACCGTGGCCGTCCTTGCCTGCGGCTATGCCACGGCCTATCCCCGCGCCCTGTCCAACCGGGCCGATGTGCTGCTGCACGGACGGCGCGCCCGCGTGGTGGGCCGCGTCTGCATGAGCATGATGATGGCCGATGTAAGCCACATCCCCGAAGTGAAGCGCGGCGATTCGGCCTGGCTTGTGGGTGGCGAGGCCGCAGACGGACAGACCCCCGTCACTGTGGAAGAACTGGCCCGTCTGGCGGACATCCTGCCCTACGAGCTGCTCTGCCTGCTGGGCGAGGTCAATCAGCGCCTCTATGTCATCTGATCCCCGCCGTCAGCGGCGCAGCCTCCCTGCTAGGGCAGAAAACGGCACCGGGACGGCCCCGGCCGTGCGCGTTTCCCGCGCTCCGCTGCGGCTGCCCGACCCCTGCGGGCAAAACGTCTGCAAGCACACCGTCGGCTTCCGGCGCTGCCCCCGTCGGCTGCGGGCAAAGCTCTTGACAGGCCCGCGGCCCGTCGCTATACAAACTGTTCCTTGCTCGCATCCCAGGGTGCGGGCTGCCAAGTCCAAAAGGAGATAACCATGCGGAAATTCGAAACCCTGCTCCTCCTTTCGCCGGAGCTTTCCGCCGAAAACCGTGAGGGCATCCTCAGCGCCCTCACCGCTGTGGTGGAACGCGAAAAAGGCGTCATGGAAGAAGTGGACCACTGGGGCATGCGCGATCTGGCCTACCCCGTGCGCAAGCAGATGCGCGGCTACTATGTGCGTCTGGTGTACAATGCTCCTGCCCCGCTCGTGGCGGAACTGGAGCGCAATATCCGTATCACCGACGGCATCTTCAAGTTCGTGACCGTCAAGCTGGCTGATGAAGTGGAGGTTGCGTAATGGCTTTCAAGAAAAAGTTTGCCCCCCGCCGCAAGTTCTGCCGCTTCTGCGCGGACAAGGATCTGCCCCTGAACTACAAGCGCCCCGACATCCTGCGCGACTTCATCACCGAACGCGGCAAGATCATTGCCCGCCGCATCACCGGTACCTGCGCGCATCATCAGCGTCTGCTGACCACCGAAATCAAGCGTGCCCGTCAGATGGCCCTGCTCATCTACACCGCCACCCATGATTCCGGCGTCAAGAAAAAGAGCATGATCTAAGGAGGCGCATATGAAACTGATTCTTCGCGCCGACGTGGAAAATCTCGGCAATCTTGGCGACGTGGTCAACGTGAAGCCCGGCTATGGCCGCAACTATCTGCTGCCCCAGGGCCTGGCCATGGTGGCTTCCGAAGCCAACCTCAAGGTCTTTGAACTGGAACGCAAGAAGCTCCAGGCCCGTATGGATGCCCTGCGTGCCGATGCCCAGTCTCTTTGTGAACGTCTGGAAGCCCTCGACGTGGTCATTGCCATGCACGTGGGTGAAAACGACAAGCTGTACGGCTCCGTGACCACGGCCCTCATCGGCGATGCCTTTGCCGCCCTGGGCGTGGACGTGGACCGCCGCCGCATCCTGCTGGATGCCCCCATCCGCACCCTTGGCGAACATCCCGTGCGCGTGCGCCTGCATGCCGACATCATCGCCACCGTGCCCGTGAAGGTGGTGTCCGACAAGGTTGAAGAAGCCCCCGCCGAAGCGCCTGCTGAAGAAGCTGCCGCCGAAGCCGCCGAATAAGGTGCGCATGGCTTCCCCATCCGCCACGAACGCCGCCTCCGGCCGCAAGGCCGGGGGCGGCGCCTCTTTTTCCGCCGCTCCGGGCCGGAACACGGCCGATGCGGCCCGCAGCGCCGAAAACGACCTGCTGCGCCGGGTTCCTCCCCACAGTGTGGAAGCCGAGCAGGCCGTTCTCAGCGGCGTGCTCATGCGGCCCGATGTGCTGCACATCATGGTGGACATGCTCCGGGAGGAGGACTTCTACCTGCCCTCGCATGCAGCCATCTTCCGGGCCATCCTGGACCTGTACCGCAAAAACGCCCCCATCGATCTGGTAACCCTGGCCGAGCAGCTGCGCAACCGCAACGAGCTGGAAGAAGCCGGCGGCGCCGTTTACCTCGGCGAACTGGCGCAGGCCGTGGTTTCCGGCGCCAATGCCGAATACTATGCCACCATCGTGCGCGACAAGGCCCTGCAACGGCAGCTCATCACGGCCTGTTCGGGCATCATCGGCAACTGTTATGATGCCTCGCGCGATGTGACCGCCCTGCTGGATGAATCGGAGCAGGCCGTCTTTGCCATATCGCAGCGCACCACGGGGCGGGATTTTTCCCATTCCTCCGATCTGGTGGCGCGCGTTTTCGACAATCTGTCGCGCATGGCCGGCACGCAGGACCTCATCACCGGCGTCACCACCGGCTATTCCCGCCTGGACAAGCTCACCGCCGGCCTGCAACGCTCGGACCTCATCATCGTGGCGGCCCGCCCCAGCATGGGCAAAACCGCCTTTGCCATGTGCATGGCGCTGCATGCGGCCATCCGCCAGGGGGTGCCCGTGGGCATCTTTTCCCTGGAAATGAGCAAGGAACAGCTGGTGCAGCGCATGCTGGCCGTCTGGGGCAAGGTGGACGTATCCAAGATGCGCCGCCCGGCCCTGCTCACGGATGAGGAATGGGCCAATCTTTCCCAGGCGGCTGATGTCATTTCCAATGCGCCCATTTATATTGATGACACGCCCGCCCTCTCCACCCTGGAACTGCGCTCCCGTGCACGCCGGCTCAAGAGCGAAAAGGGCCTGGGGCTTGTGGTGGTGGACTATCTGCAACTCATGCGCGCCGGCAGGCGTGTGGATTCGCGCGAACTGGAAATCTCGGAAATTTCCCGCGCCCTCAAGAGCCTGGCCAAGGAAATGGACGTGCCTGTGGTGGCCCTTTCCCAGCTCAACCGCAAGGTGGAAGAACGCTCGGACAAGCGGCCCATGCTGTCTGACCTGCGCGAATCCGGCGCCATCGAGCAGGATGCCGACGTCATCATGTTTGTCTACCGGGACGATGTCTACCGGTACAGCAAGCCGGCCGAGCGCCCCACCAAGGGCGTGGCCGAAATCATCATCGGCAAGCAGCGCAACGGGCCTGTGGGTGTGGCCGAACTCATGTACATTTCTCCCTACACCTCCTTTGAGGACATGGCGCCGGACTGGATGCCGCCGCCCTCCGAAACGGCCGCCGGCCAGACGCCGTAACGCCCCCATCCGGCAGCCCAGCGAAGCAGGCGGCCGCACGTCGGCACACGCCCTGCGGCACCCGGTCTGCCATATGCAATAACGCCCCGCAGCCGCACGGCCTGCGGGGCGCTCTGCGTTTCCCTGCCTGCTGGCGGCTTCCCCCTGCCATGCACACCGGCGCACGGGCGGCAGGCACGCGCAGCCCTCGTCTCGTCCCCCATACCTGCCCCTCAGTACGCACACAGCACACCCGGCGGCTGCCCGGCACGCCCGCCCGTTTCCAGCCGCTGGGGCCAGCTATAGCCCACTGCGGCAAAAACCACAGAAAACCGTGCATCTTTTCCCACAGAATTTTGTCACAAAAAAACTGCTTGAACGCTCAAACGATTTTTTATTTATCCTATTGAAAAATATTGTAATTTTGAGATACAGGCAAAATGCCGCCCGCATTTTTCCTCACCGGTCCGTCCAAAAGGCACATCAGGGGGCCGTTTTCGGCCGGCGCAGCCCAAACGCCGCGTTGACAAGCCGCGCAAAGCATGCTTTTGTCCAAACAACGGCCGCGTGCCGGCAATGGGTTTTGCTGGGGTGAGCGCGGTATGACTGTTTTTTTGAGAGGGTGTTTCTTCATGTCCAAGTCCATTTATGTCGGGAATCTTCCCTGGTCGTCCACCGAAGAACAGGTCCGTGACCTCTTCGCCGAATACGGTAATGTCCTTTCCGTGAAGCTGGTCAACGATCGTGAAACCGGTCGTGCCCGTGGCTTCGGCTTTGTCGAGATGGATGATGCCGATGCTGCGGCCGCCATCGAAGCGCTGGACAATCAGAACTTCGGCGGACGCACGCTGCGCGTCAATGAAGCCAAGCCGCGTGCGCCCCGTCCTCCCCGCTACTAAGGCGTAAGGACAGCCCCGGGGATGCCTCCGGGGTATTTTTTCACAGAACAAAACAGAGTAAAACACTATGAAATCATACCACATCCTGTCCCGGACCGTTCTGGCCCTTACCCTTGTTCTTGCCCTTGCCGCCCCGGCTGCCGCCGGCGGCACCTTCACCCTGTCCAGTCCGCAGCTCAAAAACGGCGGCACCATGGGTCTGGATCAGGTCTTCAATGCCTTTGGCTGCACCGGCAAAAACATCTCGCCGGAACTGGTCTGGAGCAATCCGCCCGCCGGCACCAAGAGCTTTGCCCTGACCATCTATGACCCGGATGCGCCCACGGGCAGCGGCTGGTGGCACTGGGTGGTTTCCGACATTCCGGCCAGCGCGCGTTCCCTGAGCCTTGATGCCAGCGCCCGCAAGGCCCTGCCCGCCGGCAGCGTGGAATCCCTCACCGACTTCGGCACGCCCGGCTACGGCGGCGCCTGCCCGCCCCCCGGCGACAAGCCGCACCGCTACATCATCACCCTCTATGCCCTGAGCGTGGACCATCTTGGCATCACGCCCCAAACCCTGCCCGCCATGGCCGGCTTTTCCCGCTACGGCAAGGTGCTGGGCACGGCCAGCCTGGAGGTCACCTACAGCCGCTAGGCGCACGTTCTGCTGCTTGAGGGCTTCCGCCTGTTTTGGGGGCGGAAGCCCTTGTGCCCCGGCGGGATGCCTTGCCGTCATGGACGATTTCTGCCATGATATAGGCCGTCACTACCGCCCGACAGGGCGCAACTCTGCAGGAGGCATTATGCTCGACCCCAAACAATGTGTGCTCTACAGCGGCGGTGCTGCCGGAACGGAGCAGTTTTTCGGGGCACTGGCGGAAAGCTGGGGCGTCGAAGAGGTCAATTACAGCTTTGAAGGCCATCAGATGGAACGCAGCCGCGGTGTGCGTGTGCTCACCAGCGAGGAACTGGCCCTCAAGGATGTGAGCCTGAGCTATGTGTCCAAACTGATGAATCGCGAATATACGCGCGCCCCCCTGTTCCGCAAGGTGCTCCAGTCCATCTGCTGGCAGGTGAGCAGCGGTAACCAGATCATCGTTGTGGGCGCCATTCAGCCCGATGACACCGTCAAGGGCGGCACGGGCTGGGGAGCGGAATTTGCCAAAATCTGCAACAAACCGCTCATTGTCTTTGACCAGCCCCGCGACGGCTGGTTCCTCTGGGAAAAGGATGCCTGGGTGCCGGTGACCGATCCGGTCATCGAATATCCGCACTTTGCCGCCACGGGCACGCGCTTCCTGGAAGCCAACGGCCGCCAGGCCATTCAGGAGCTGTTTGCCCGCTCCATCAGCCGCTAGCGCCACGCCTTTGGAAGGCTCCGCGCCGCTGATTTCCGTCTTCACGCCGCGCCGGTCATCCGTCCGGCGCGGCATTTCATTCCGCAGCCAGCACGGCAGCGCCCGTGCAAGGAGTCCCATGAGCCGCAACTTCAACGAAACGGAACGAGCCATACTTCGCATCGTACAGGCAGACCTGCCCGACAGCCTCACCCCCTATGCCGACATTGCCGCACAGACCGGCAGCAGCGAGAACGACGTGCTCGCCCTGCTCCAGCAGCTCAAGGACGAGGGCGCCATCCGCCGTTTCGGGGCCAGCATCAAGCACCAGCGTACCGGCTGGAACCACAATGCCATGGTGGCCTGGAAGGTGGAGGAGGACAAGGTGGAGGAATGCGGCAGCATTGCCGCCAAAAACGCGCATATTTCCCACGCCTACTACCGTCCCAGCCCGGCAGAGGACTGGCCCTATACCTTCTATACCATGATTCACGGCCGCAGCGACCAGGAATGCCTGGACGTGGTGGACCAGATGGCCGCCAGCGCTCCGCTGGGTGAGCACATCATCCTCAGGAGCCTCAAGGAACTCAAAAAAATCTCCATGACCTACTTTTAAGGAGCCGCAATGGACAACAGCACCTCCCGCCATCTTTTTGACAAGGCCTGCGCCGTCATTCCCGGCGGGGTCAACAGCCCCGTGCGCGCCTGCCACAATGTGGACAGCCTGCCCCTTTTCATTGCCGAAGCCCACGGCTGCCACATCCGCGATGTGGACGGCAATGACTTTGTGGACTTTGTCCTCTCGTGGGGCCCCATGATTCTGGGCCACGATCACCCGGCCGTCACGGCTGCCGTGCGCGAGGCCGCCGGACGTGGCACCAGCTACGGTGCTCCCTGCCCCGACGAGGTGACCCTGGCCGAGGAAGTGGTGGCCGACATGCCCAGCCTGGAAATGGTGCGCATGGTCAATTCCGGCACAGAGGCCACCATGAGCGCCCTGCGCCTGGCCCGGGGCGTCACCGGCCGGGACAAGGTGCTCAAGTTCATCGGCTGCTATCACGGCCATGCCGATCCCTTCCTGGCCGCTGCCGGTTCCGGCATAGCCACCTTCTCCATTCCCGGCACGCCCGGCGTGCCCGCCGCCGTGGTGGCCGACACCCTGCTGGCCCCCTACAATGATCTTGCTGCCGTGGAAGCCCTCTTTGCCGAATACGGCAAGGACATTGCCGCCGTGATTGTGGAACCCGTGGCCGCCAATATGGGCCTTGTGCTGCCCGTGCCCGGATTTCTGGAAGGCCTGCGCAACCTGACCCGCCAGCACGGCAGCCTGCTCATCTTTGACGAGGTCATTACCGGCTTCCGCGTGGCCTTCGGTGGTGCCCAGGCCCGCTTCGGCATTGATGCCGACCTTACCACCTTCGGCAAGATCATCGGTGGCGGTCTGCCCGTGGGTGCCTTTGGCGGCAAACGCACCTATATGGAACACGTGGCCCCGCGCGGCGAGGTCTATCAGGCCGGCACCCTTTCCGGCAACCCTCTGGCCATGGCCGCCGGCATTGCCACGGTGCGCGAACTGCGCCGGCAGGACTATGCGGCCCTGGAAGCCCGCACCGCGGCCTTTGCCGGAGAACTGGCCGCCATTCTGGCCGCCAAGGGGGTTCCCATTCAGGTGCCCACCATTGCCTCCATGTTCTGCCCCTACTTCAGCGAAACGCCCGTGCGCAACTTTGCCCAGGCCAAGGCCTGCGATCAGAAGCTCTTTACCACCTTCTACCAGCAGATGCGCCAGCAGGGCATCTATCTTGCGCCGTCGGGCTTTGAAACCGGCATGGTCTCCTTTGCCCATACCGACGACGACTTCAGCAAGGCCCTGGACGCCGCCCGCAAGGTGACGTTTTAGGGAAACGCCCCATCACCGGGGGCGGGCTTCCATCCGATGCCCCGCCCCCGGCATCCCGGCCCGCATTTTCCAGGGCTTTCCCCGGGTATCTCCTCCCCCGCAGGTCTCTTCCGCCTTCCCTCCGGCAGTGCCGCTGCCCCGCCTTTCCGCATATCCGAGGACAACAGTGTGTTGCGCATACGCATTGACACACTTTGCCCGCTGGCGTAAATTTTTCTATGAACCACTTCTGGTAAGGGTGCGCCTGTGGAGGTCGCCCGTGGTGATGCAAACTGAAGAGGAGAGTGTTTATGAAGTTCGCGTGTATTCCGGCCGCTCTGCTGGCGCTGGCCCTTGCCTCGCCGGCCTTTGCCGCCCCTGCCGTTCCCGCTGACGGCCTGGATATGGTGGGTTCCAACCCCAAGAAGACGGTGAAGTTCAACCACAGCACCCACAAGACGGTGGAATGCGTGGTCTGCCACCATCCCGTGGACGGCAAGGAAAACTTCGGCAAGTGCGCCACCGCCGGCTGCCATGACGACCTGCAGGGCAAGAAGGGCACCAAGAGCCTGTACTATGTGGTGCACAGCAAGAAGGACGTGAAGCATCAGTCCTGCCTGCAGTGCCACACCAAGATGGCCACCGAAAAGCCCGAAATGAAGAAGGAGCTGACCGGCTGCGCCAAGTCCAAGTGCCATCCGTAGGCCACTCCCCGGCCCATCCAGCCGCGACTCCGGTCGCGGCTTTTTTTTATGCCCGCCGGCACAGGAGCCGCCCCGTTTGCCTTTCCACCGTGAACCTGCTACCGTGCTTCACGTTTCCGGGCAGCATTGCCCGCTGTTTCAGAGTCCCCAACCGCGAGGCTGTTCATGACACCGGAAAATGACACCATCATTGACCTGACGGACCTTATCGAACAGGGGACAGCTTCCGCCACGCCGACGCCTTCCGGGGCACCGGCAGACCCGGCGCAGACGCCCCCGTCACGGTCCCGTGCGGTGGTGCTGCACGATCCCGCCCTGAACGCCCAGCTGCCCGCACCGGCACCGTCCGGTGCAACTGCTCCCTTGCCGGCAGCCGGCACCGCGCCAGAAAGCGCAGACGCCCCCCGCCCCCCTGCCGATCCGCAGGATTCCCCCGCGGCCCCTGCCCTTCCGCCGGAACTGGCGGACAGGCTGGCCAGTCTGGAAAAGACCTGCCGGACCCTGCAACAGCAGCTGGACGCCCTGAGCCGGCGCCTGGATACCCTGATGGCCGAAGAACATATTGAAAAGGCCGCCGCGGCCGCCACGGCCCGCATCCTGCGCGAGGAACTCCGTCAGCTGATGCCGGAAGAAACGGACCGTCAGGGCTGAGGGGCAGCGCACGGCGGGCCGCCCGGGCCGTTTTGCCTGCCGGGCAGCGGCAGCGGGGGGCAGCTTTCAACCTTGCCAATCAGACGCGGAGCGCATAAAATAACTCTTCCCGACGCCGGGGGTACCTGCGTCGGCACATTTTTTCAAAAAAGGGGCGGGGGCTGACCGTTTTCGTTCCTTTCCCGTCCGGCACGTACCCGCTGTGGGTCACGACCATTCCCCAGGGACGGGTTTTGCCTTTTTCAGCGAGGACGCCATGGACAAGGACAGCAAGGAAGCCTTGCAGGTCGCCAAGGAACTGACGGCCAAATTCATTGAAACGCGCACGGTGTCTCCCGGCAATTTTGCGGAAATCTTTCCCGCTGTCTTCCGCGTGGTGCATGAGACCATCCGCGCCTGCCCGCAGGAAAGGGAGGACAGGGCATGAACGTCAGACATCACGACGCCGCCGTGGCCGGCATGTTCGGCCGCATTGCGGGCGTCTATGATCTGGGAAATCATCTGCTGAGCTGCGGCATAGACCTCTACTGGCGCCGCGTGCTGGCCGATACCGTGCGGCCTGGTCCCACGGGGCGGGTGCTGGACCTGGCTGCCGGCACGCTGGACGTTTCGCTGGCCATCCGCCGCCGCTGGCCGCAGGTGACCGTGCCGGCCATGGACTTCTGCCCGCCCATGCTGCGCAAGGGCCTGCCCAAGCTGC encodes:
- a CDS encoding GNAT family N-acetyltransferase, encoding MEFGTECLQDVRQEALPLTRAHWNEVEASLHGPEEQPFDAAQYARWEALGMLHISTVRTAGRLTGYAAFTICPCPHRPGRLLAALDGLYLAPEVRGGLTALRLLRHAETALRQRGVAVMQFSSPASRPCHALYRRLGARHTESIWHKEVR
- the tgt gene encoding tRNA guanosine(34) transglycosylase Tgt yields the protein MTSYALHIQHTDGAARAGILHTAHGQIPTPIFMPVGTVGSVKAVAPDDLTAMGAPIILGNTYHLYLRPGHKLVERHGGLHGFASWPGAILTDSGGFQIFSLNSLRKLREEGAEFRSHLDGSRHLFTPENVVDIQRSLNSDIMMVLDECVPHGADYAYTDKSTALTTRWALRARAHYPAGTAHNLLFAITQGGFFKDLRRRSIEELCAHDFDGFAIGGLSVGEPKAVMYDFLYDIAPQLPAEKPRYLMGVGTPLDIVNGIAAGVDMFDCVLPTRNARNGTLYTSQGKINIKRREFADDDGPLDPQCSCYTCRTFSRAYLRHLYVSKELLAFRLNSLHNLTYFLDLVRGARQAILEDRYTDFLARITALYPDEAALAAAGSGL
- the alr gene encoding alanine racemase; translation: MTCIFTPSACHIDLPALQRNFARCGDPARLLPVIKSDAYGHGMLPVARALDRVGARRFAVGTVSEGIALRDEGYRQLIVPLMGAMCANEWAQSADAGLTPVLTCFEDLHNATEVLPAGTGKTLTVALKLDTGMGRLGFEEKDIPVLVRALDALPHIRPVLAISHMPSADDPEDAAFSLAQVERFRRCCEPLRQRWPDLQRSLANTAATLGLPQAHFEVCRPGFALYGGNPFAGGPWEARGAGLEWVMSVSAPVMQVRELRAGQSISYGRTFTAPHDMTVAVLACGYATAYPRALSNRADVLLHGRRARVVGRVCMSMMMADVSHIPEVKRGDSAWLVGGEAADGQTPVTVEELARLADILPYELLCLLGEVNQRLYVI
- the rpsF gene encoding 30S ribosomal protein S6 is translated as MRKFETLLLLSPELSAENREGILSALTAVVEREKGVMEEVDHWGMRDLAYPVRKQMRGYYVRLVYNAPAPLVAELERNIRITDGIFKFVTVKLADEVEVA
- the rpsR gene encoding 30S ribosomal protein S18: MAFKKKFAPRRKFCRFCADKDLPLNYKRPDILRDFITERGKIIARRITGTCAHHQRLLTTEIKRARQMALLIYTATHDSGVKKKSMI
- the rplI gene encoding 50S ribosomal protein L9 → MKLILRADVENLGNLGDVVNVKPGYGRNYLLPQGLAMVASEANLKVFELERKKLQARMDALRADAQSLCERLEALDVVIAMHVGENDKLYGSVTTALIGDAFAALGVDVDRRRILLDAPIRTLGEHPVRVRLHADIIATVPVKVVSDKVEEAPAEAPAEEAAAEAAE
- the dnaB gene encoding replicative DNA helicase gives rise to the protein MASPSATNAASGRKAGGGASFSAAPGRNTADAARSAENDLLRRVPPHSVEAEQAVLSGVLMRPDVLHIMVDMLREEDFYLPSHAAIFRAILDLYRKNAPIDLVTLAEQLRNRNELEEAGGAVYLGELAQAVVSGANAEYYATIVRDKALQRQLITACSGIIGNCYDASRDVTALLDESEQAVFAISQRTTGRDFSHSSDLVARVFDNLSRMAGTQDLITGVTTGYSRLDKLTAGLQRSDLIIVAARPSMGKTAFAMCMALHAAIRQGVPVGIFSLEMSKEQLVQRMLAVWGKVDVSKMRRPALLTDEEWANLSQAADVISNAPIYIDDTPALSTLELRSRARRLKSEKGLGLVVVDYLQLMRAGRRVDSRELEISEISRALKSLAKEMDVPVVALSQLNRKVEERSDKRPMLSDLRESGAIEQDADVIMFVYRDDVYRYSKPAERPTKGVAEIIIGKQRNGPVGVAELMYISPYTSFEDMAPDWMPPPSETAAGQTP
- a CDS encoding RNA-binding protein, with translation MSKSIYVGNLPWSSTEEQVRDLFAEYGNVLSVKLVNDRETGRARGFGFVEMDDADAAAAIEALDNQNFGGRTLRVNEAKPRAPRPPRY
- a CDS encoding YbhB/YbcL family Raf kinase inhibitor-like protein, with amino-acid sequence MKSYHILSRTVLALTLVLALAAPAAAGGTFTLSSPQLKNGGTMGLDQVFNAFGCTGKNISPELVWSNPPAGTKSFALTIYDPDAPTGSGWWHWVVSDIPASARSLSLDASARKALPAGSVESLTDFGTPGYGGACPPPGDKPHRYIITLYALSVDHLGITPQTLPAMAGFSRYGKVLGTASLEVTYSR
- a CDS encoding winged helix-turn-helix transcriptional regulator gives rise to the protein MSRNFNETERAILRIVQADLPDSLTPYADIAAQTGSSENDVLALLQQLKDEGAIRRFGASIKHQRTGWNHNAMVAWKVEEDKVEECGSIAAKNAHISHAYYRPSPAEDWPYTFYTMIHGRSDQECLDVVDQMAASAPLGEHIILRSLKELKKISMTYF